From the genome of Streptomyces sp. NBC_01341, one region includes:
- a CDS encoding [protein-PII] uridylyltransferase, producing the protein MTSTEVTTESEDSGPSGYAAARLRLLQEEVRSGPPRRAALARLTDDWLTGLFTTAAQRAGIRGAALVAVGGYGRGELSPRSDLDLLLLHDGTADASAVAALADGIWYPVWDLGLALDHSVRTPGEARGTAADDLKVQLGLLDARPVAGDIGLVAGLRTAILADWRNQAPKRLPALDELCRERAERMGELQFLLEPDLKEARGGLRDATALRAVAASWVADAPREGLAEARRTLLDARDALHLTTGRATDRLALQEQDQVAGALGLLDADALLRQVYEAARTVSYATDVTWREVNRVLRSRSARPRLRTLLGGGAKAAPERTPLADGVVEADGEVVLARTARPERDPVLTLRAAAAAAEAGLPLSRHLVRHLSTAAQPLPVPWPPQAREELVTLLGAGAATVGVWEALESEGIITRLLPDWERVHCRPQRNPVHTWTVDRHLVETAVRASHLTRRVGRPDLLLVAALLHDIGKGWPGDHSVAGEVIARDMATRIGFDKQDVGVVAALVRHHLLLIDTATRRDLDDPATVRSVATAVGSASTLELLHALTEADALATGPAAWSAWRASLVADLVRRVAALLAGEEPPVPEPLAPSAEQERLAVEALRTGEPVLSLHTRPETPSEDGEPEPIGVELLIALPDRPGVLPAAAGVLALHRLTVRAADLRAVELPTELGGTADLLVLSWRVAAEYGSLPQAARLRADLVRALDGSLDIRARLAEREAAYPRRRGVKAPPPRVTVAAAGSWLATVIEVRAQDAPGLLHRIGRALEQSAVLVRSAHVSTLGANAVDAFYVTDAEGAPLPPERAAEVAGEVEKALG; encoded by the coding sequence CACCGAAGTGACCACCGAATCCGAGGACTCGGGACCCAGCGGCTACGCGGCGGCCCGGCTGCGCCTCCTTCAGGAGGAGGTGCGGTCCGGGCCGCCGCGCCGTGCGGCCCTCGCCCGGCTCACCGACGACTGGCTGACCGGACTGTTCACCACGGCCGCCCAGCGGGCGGGCATCCGGGGAGCGGCCCTCGTCGCCGTCGGCGGGTACGGCCGCGGCGAACTCTCCCCCCGCAGCGACCTCGACCTGCTGCTCCTGCACGACGGCACCGCCGACGCCTCGGCGGTCGCCGCCCTCGCCGACGGAATCTGGTACCCCGTCTGGGACCTCGGCCTCGCCCTCGACCACTCCGTACGCACCCCCGGCGAGGCACGCGGCACCGCGGCGGACGACCTCAAGGTGCAGCTCGGACTGCTCGACGCGCGGCCCGTCGCCGGTGACATCGGCCTCGTCGCCGGACTGCGGACCGCGATCCTCGCCGACTGGCGGAACCAGGCCCCCAAGCGCCTGCCGGCCCTCGACGAGCTCTGCCGCGAGCGCGCCGAACGCATGGGCGAACTGCAGTTCCTCCTCGAACCCGACCTCAAGGAGGCCCGCGGAGGCCTCCGCGACGCGACCGCCCTGCGCGCCGTCGCCGCCTCCTGGGTCGCCGACGCCCCCCGCGAAGGGCTCGCCGAGGCCCGGCGCACCCTGCTCGACGCCCGCGACGCCCTCCACCTCACGACCGGACGGGCCACCGACCGCCTCGCCCTGCAGGAACAGGACCAGGTCGCCGGGGCCCTCGGCCTCCTCGACGCCGACGCCCTGCTGCGCCAGGTGTACGAGGCCGCGCGGACCGTCTCGTACGCCACCGACGTCACCTGGCGCGAGGTCAACCGTGTCCTGCGCTCCCGCTCGGCACGCCCCCGGCTGCGGACCCTCCTCGGCGGTGGCGCCAAGGCCGCCCCCGAGCGCACCCCGCTCGCCGACGGCGTCGTCGAGGCCGACGGCGAGGTCGTCCTCGCCCGCACCGCACGCCCGGAACGCGACCCCGTGCTCACCCTCCGCGCGGCGGCCGCCGCGGCCGAGGCCGGACTGCCGCTCTCCCGCCACCTCGTGCGCCACCTGAGCACCGCCGCCCAGCCGCTGCCCGTGCCGTGGCCTCCCCAGGCCCGCGAGGAACTCGTCACCCTCCTCGGCGCCGGGGCAGCGACCGTGGGGGTCTGGGAGGCCCTGGAGTCGGAGGGCATCATCACCCGCCTGCTGCCCGACTGGGAGCGGGTCCACTGCCGGCCGCAGCGCAACCCCGTCCACACCTGGACCGTCGACCGCCACCTCGTCGAGACGGCCGTCCGCGCGTCCCACCTCACCCGCCGGGTCGGCCGCCCCGACCTGCTCCTCGTCGCGGCCCTGCTGCACGACATCGGCAAGGGATGGCCCGGGGACCACTCCGTGGCCGGCGAGGTCATCGCCCGCGACATGGCCACCCGCATCGGCTTCGACAAGCAGGACGTCGGTGTCGTGGCCGCACTCGTGCGCCATCACCTGCTGCTCATCGACACGGCCACCCGGCGCGACCTCGACGACCCGGCGACCGTACGCTCCGTCGCCACCGCCGTCGGCAGTGCCTCCACGCTGGAACTCCTGCACGCGCTCACCGAGGCCGACGCGCTGGCCACCGGCCCCGCCGCCTGGAGTGCCTGGCGCGCCTCGCTCGTCGCCGACCTGGTCAGGCGCGTCGCCGCGCTCCTCGCCGGGGAGGAGCCGCCGGTGCCGGAACCTCTCGCCCCCAGCGCCGAGCAGGAGCGTCTGGCCGTCGAGGCCCTGCGCACCGGCGAACCCGTACTGTCGCTGCACACCCGGCCGGAAACGCCCTCCGAGGACGGCGAACCCGAGCCCATCGGCGTCGAACTCCTCATCGCCCTGCCCGACCGCCCCGGGGTGCTGCCCGCCGCTGCCGGGGTGCTGGCCCTGCACCGCCTCACCGTCCGCGCCGCCGACCTGCGGGCCGTCGAGCTGCCGACCGAGCTGGGAGGCACGGCCGATCTCCTGGTGCTCAGCTGGCGGGTAGCGGCCGAGTACGGCTCGCTCCCGCAGGCCGCCAGGCTCCGCGCCGACCTCGTACGCGCCCTGGACGGCTCCCTCGACATCCGGGCCAGGCTCGCCGAACGCGAGGCCGCCTACCCCCGGCGGCGCGGGGTGAAGGCCCCGCCGCCCCGGGTGACCGTCGCGGCGGCCGGATCGTGGCTGGCCACGGTCATCGAGGTCCGTGCCCAGGACGCCCCGGGGCTGCTGCACCGGATCGGCCGCGCGCTGGAGCAGAGTGCGGTGCTGGTGCGCAGCGCCCATGTCTCCACGCTCGGGGCGAACGCCGTGGACGCCTTCTACGTCACGGACGCCGAAGGCGCGCCGCTCCCGCCGGAACGGGCCGCCGAGGTGGCCGGAGAGGTCGAGAAGGCGCTGGGCTGA